The Abditibacteriaceae bacterium genome has a segment encoding these proteins:
- a CDS encoding DEAD/DEAH box helicase — translation MKTEGMAKQIEALSLMADTRWFALFMQQGTGKTWTFLADAEDLYGKGKVDSVLVIAPSGVHENWVLREIPKHLSVPHVAHYWSPNPGKARRYVLQRDLLTLRAELRILTVNYEAVARSKDAFDFVADFLQSSRALMILDESQRIKDTTTSTYKKTMELRDFAIARRIGTGTPMDKPQDIFGQMQFLKAGLLGTNNYRAFMSEYTRLVDPARTMLGHPERPTSEDYRAAAMVKNNPRMRYAIQVARDEITGLPMYRNLDRLRKLVGAHSFRCLKTECLDLPPKVFQTQFFHLSPKQRAAYALLEDELRVQARDGELLPIHKLAKFTKLQQITSGYVMVPGDPEPVYIGDDNPRLHSLIDRMKDIDGQKIVWCRFREELASLARLFRDSNISFVEYHGDVKKKDRNTNLDSFQAGEQEVFLGVQKAGGVGLTITAASTTFFCSNEYSAIIRDQAEDRNHRRGSEIHESVLYIDMAAIDTIDQSITRAFQEKLSLAATILGDRNIDMSGVNEQRVTEDDLSQWLGESETDEFVG, via the coding sequence ATGAAGACGGAAGGAATGGCGAAGCAGATCGAAGCGCTGTCGCTGATGGCGGACACGCGATGGTTCGCCCTGTTCATGCAGCAAGGCACCGGCAAGACGTGGACATTTCTCGCCGACGCCGAAGACCTGTACGGCAAAGGCAAGGTCGATTCCGTTCTCGTCATCGCCCCGAGCGGCGTTCATGAGAATTGGGTCTTGCGCGAAATCCCGAAGCATCTTTCGGTGCCGCACGTTGCGCACTATTGGAGCCCGAATCCCGGAAAGGCTCGCCGCTACGTTCTACAGCGCGACCTGTTGACGCTCCGGGCTGAGTTGCGGATTCTGACCGTCAACTATGAAGCGGTCGCGCGCAGTAAAGACGCTTTCGATTTCGTCGCCGACTTCCTGCAATCAAGCCGCGCGCTGATGATCCTCGATGAATCGCAGCGGATTAAGGACACGACGACATCGACCTACAAAAAGACGATGGAGCTTCGCGACTTCGCCATCGCGCGCCGGATCGGGACCGGAACGCCGATGGACAAGCCGCAAGACATTTTCGGTCAAATGCAATTCCTGAAAGCCGGTTTGCTCGGGACAAACAACTACCGCGCATTCATGTCGGAATATACGCGGCTTGTTGATCCTGCCCGGACGATGCTAGGGCACCCGGAGCGACCGACAAGCGAAGACTACCGCGCCGCCGCGATGGTTAAGAACAATCCGCGCATGCGGTACGCGATCCAAGTTGCTCGCGACGAAATCACCGGGCTTCCGATGTATCGCAATCTCGACAGGCTCCGCAAGCTTGTCGGCGCGCACTCGTTCCGATGCTTGAAGACGGAATGCCTCGACCTTCCGCCGAAGGTCTTTCAAACACAATTCTTTCACCTGTCGCCGAAGCAACGTGCCGCATATGCATTGCTCGAAGACGAACTCCGCGTGCAAGCGCGCGACGGAGAGTTACTGCCAATCCATAAACTCGCTAAGTTCACTAAGCTTCAACAAATCACGTCGGGCTATGTCATGGTCCCGGGCGACCCGGAGCCGGTCTACATCGGCGACGATAACCCGCGCCTGCACTCGTTGATTGATCGCATGAAGGACATCGACGGGCAGAAGATCGTATGGTGCCGGTTCCGCGAAGAACTCGCCTCCCTTGCGCGCCTGTTTCGGGATAGCAATATCTCGTTCGTGGAGTATCACGGCGACGTGAAGAAGAAAGACCGGAACACGAATCTCGATTCATTCCAAGCAGGCGAGCAAGAAGTTTTTCTCGGCGTGCAAAAGGCGGGCGGCGTCGGGTTGACGATTACCGCCGCAAGCACGACGTTCTTTTGCTCGAACGAGTATTCGGCAATCATCCGCGATCAGGCCGAAGACCGAAACCATCGACGCGGGAGCGAGATTCACGAATCAGTTTTGTATATCGACATGGCCGCAATCGACACAATCGACCAGTCGATCACGCGCGCGTTTCAGGAAAAGCTGTCGCTCGCGGCAACGATTCTCGGCGACCGTAACATCGACATGAGCGGCGTAAACGAGCAGCGCGTCACCGAAGACGATTTATCACAATGGCTAGGCGAGAGTGAAACCGACGAATTCGTCGGGTAA